Proteins from one Homalodisca vitripennis isolate AUS2020 chromosome 3, UT_GWSS_2.1, whole genome shotgun sequence genomic window:
- the LOC124357783 gene encoding presequence protease, mitochondrial: protein MWRARFFPIKYKNWPGFSSDKKCYINNTASCYQQVKLATKSSESEFREGQELEGFTVQQITNIPEFQLKAIRLQHDDTRAQYLHLQREDTNNAFSIHLRTTPFDSSGVPHILEHTTLCGSKKYPCRDPFFKMLNRSLATFINAQTWPDFTLYPFATQNQKDYYNLMSVYMDAVFNPQLKESDFRQEGWRLEHENVDDPNSPIIFKGVVFNEMKGALSENQRIFGESLMNKILPSHTYSVISGGDPLHIPQLTYDQLKAFHAQYYHPSNARFYSYGNFSLINHLKFINDNYLRNYGKVKEDFSEFTKVPLEKRWTSEKRDHVYGKVDNMASDPNKQSTLAVGYLCSDIKDVNETCVLQVLSELLTSGPNSAFYKSLVEPNVGSSFSSVTGFEGHTRDTFFSVGLQGLNPKDFDWVTDTCNKTIDKVIEEGFDQSRIDAIIHNIELNTKHQASDFGMRFLFSLSSLWNHNGDLLKALRVNDLVANLKTNMSNNPRYLQQKVEQYFKVNNHKLILTMTPDEQYDEKKMKQENELLQLKLSSLTTEMKNKLYEDGIKLREEQDKKQNVDCLPTLKSSDLKEDIERSGLRYSKHGGVPVQFCAQPTNNLTYLKGILDTSFISKDIKPYIPLFTTVATKMGTKYHNYRDFDQLAQLKTGGLSLSLHLSENKNDSNGYENGILFSSYALDSNIETMFSLWGEIFNNVTFEDKSRLETLMKSSADQMVSNLADQGHLYAMGASAALVNPAALRNEENSGLRYVTWLCSMVQQNKYDEVLSKLDSVAKNVFSKKYMRLAVNYSHESKQKVESAVESFVNSLQGSFENTFISVHDNEMADKNHKLGVQFEIPLPVNYTSKSIPTVPYTHADFAPLRILCRLLSSKYLLPMVREKGGAYGAGARLTPSGVISYFSYRDPNPAQTFNTFDDSLSWINKGDFTEQDVEESKLGTFQAIDAPIPPGAQGSRDFIYGITEEEFKDHRLKLMSVTKEDIVKVASIYLDPNRDVCEGRVLLGPLNEEVSKRPREKWITERL, encoded by the coding sequence ATGTGGAGAGCACGCTTCTTccctattaaatacaaaaactggCCTGGTTTTTCGAGTGATAAAAAATGCTACATAAACAACACTGCTTCTTGTTATCAACAAGTAAAATTAGCTACCAAATCTTCTGAATCGGAGTTTCGAGAAGGACAAGAGTTGGAAGGATTCACTGtacaacaaattacaaatataccAGAATTCCAGTTAAAAGCAATTCGTCTTCAACATGATGATACTAGGGCTCAGTATCTACATCTTCAAAGAGAGGACACAAATAATGCTTTTTCAATCCACCTTCGAACGACTCCTTTTGACTCATCTGGAGTTCCCCACATCCTGGAGCATACCACCCTCTGTGGGAGCAAGAAATATCCATGTCGTGACCCgttctttaaaatgttgaacCGATCATTAGCTACATTTATAAATGCACAAACCTGGCCTGACTTCACTCTCTATCCATTTGCTACACAGAATCAGAAAGACTATTACAACTTGATGTCCGTCTATATGGATGCAGTATTTAATCCTCAACTAAAAGAGTCAGATTTCCGCCAAGAAGGCTGGAGACTTGAACATGAAAATGTGGATGATCCCAATTCTCCCATAATCTTTAAAGGTGTGGTCTTTAACGAAATGAAAGGAGCATTATCTGAAAATCAACGAATATTTGGGGAAAGtttgatgaataaaattttaccaaGCCATACTTACAGTGTTATATCAGGTGGAGACCCGCTACATATACCTCAGCTAACTTATGATCAACTGAAAGCTTTTCATGCTCAGTATTACCATCCTAGTAACGCAAGGTTTTATTCATAtggaaatttttcattaataaatcatttgaaattcATCAATGATAACTATTTAAGAAATTATGGAAAAGTAAAAGAAGACTTTTCTGAATTTACCAAAGTACCACTTGAAAAAAGATGGACATCTGAAAAAAGAGATCATGTTTACGGGAAAGTAGATAATATGGCTTCTGACCCTAATAAACAATCAACACTAGCTGTAGGATATTTGTGTTCTGACATTAAAGATGTTAATGAAACATGTGTTTTACAGGTTCTGTCAGAACTTTTGACAAGTGGGCCAAACTCGGCTTTCTATAAAAGTTTGGTTGAACCCAATGTGGGATCTAGCTTTAGTTCAGTTACAGGATTTGAAGGTCATACCAGAGACACTTTCTTTTCCGTTGGACTACAAGGCCTGAATCCTAAGGACTTTGACTGGGTTACAGatacatgtaataaaacaattgatAAAGTTATTGAAGAGGGTTTTGACCAGAGTCGCATTGATGCTATCATACACAACATTGAATTAAATACCAAACATCAGGCCTCAGATTTTGGTATGCGATTTCTTTTTAGTTTGTCATCTTTATGGAACCACAATGGTGATTTATTAAAAGCTTTAAGAGTTAATGACTTAGTTGCAAACCTCAAAACAAATATGTCCAATAACCCTCGATACCTTCAGCAAAAAGTGGAACaatatttcaaagtaaataacCATAAGCTAATTCTAACCATGACTCCAGATGAACAGTATGATGAAAAGAAAAtgaaacaagaaaatgaacttttacagttaaaattatcttCACTTACAAccgaaatgaaaaataaactatatgagGATGGAATTAAACTGAGGGAAGAGCAAGACAAGAAACAAAATGTGGATTGTTTACCAACTTTAAAATCAAGTGATCTAAAAGAAGACATTGAACGTTCTGGACTAAGATATAGTAAACATGGTGGTGTACCAGTTCAATTTTGTGCTCAACCTACAAACAACTTGACCTATCTAAAAGGTATTTTGGATACatcttttatttcaaaagataTTAAACCTTATATTCCACTGTTTACGACTGTAGCAACAAAAATGGGAACAAAATATCACAATTATCGAGACTTTGACCAATTAGCACAGTTAAAAACTGGAGGTTTGAGTCTCTCCCTTCATCtctctgaaaataaaaatgacagtAACGGTTATGAAAATGGTATCTTGTTCTCATCATATGCTTTAGATTCAAATATAGAGACTATGTTTTCTCTATGGGGAGAGATATTCAATAATGTTACATTTGAGGACAAAAGTAGACTAGAAACACTAATGAAGTCCAGTGCAGATCAAATGGTCAGTAATTTGGCTGATCAAGGTCACTTATATGCTATGGGAGCATCAGCCGCACTGGTGAATCCTGCGGCTCTCAGAAATGAAGAAAACAGTGGTTTAAGATATGTCACATGGCTATGCAGTATGGTGCAACAGAACAAATATGATGAAGTTTTGTCCAAATTAGATTCTGTTGCTAAGAATGTGTTCAGTAAAAAGTATATGAGATTAGCTGTGAATTACTCCCATGAAAGTAAACAAAAAGTGGAATCTGCTGTAGAGTCATTTGTAAACTCATTACAGGGttcttttgaaaatacttttatttctgtACATGACAATGAAATGGCTGATAAAAATCATAAACTCGGTGTCCAATTTGAGATACCACTGCCTGTTAACTATACTAGCAAATCCATACCTACTGTCCCTTACACTCATGCAGATTTCGCTCCTTTGAGGATTCTCTGTCGACTCCTTTCTTCAAAATACTTGCTACCCATGGTGCGAGAAAAGGGAGGGGCTTATGGTGCTGGTGCTCGTTTAACACCTTCAggtgttatttcttatttttcataCAGAGACCCTAATCCCGCCCAAACATTTAACACTTTTGATGACTCATTAAGTTGGATAAATAAAGGTGATTTTACTGAACAAGATGTCGAAGAGTCAAAATTAGGTACTTTCCAGGCCATAGATGCTCCAATTCCTCCAGGTGCACAAGGATCTAGAGATTTCATCTATGGGATCACTGAGGAAGAGTTCAAGGACCATCGTCTTAAGTTGATGAGTGTGACTAAAGAGGATATAGTGAAGGTAGCTTCAATATACCTTGATCCAAACCGTGATGTCTGTGAAGGAAGGGTTTTGTTAGGACCTTTGAATGAAGAAGTAAGTAAACGTCCAAGAGAGAAATGGATAACTGAAAGGTTGTAG